From one Ursus arctos isolate Adak ecotype North America unplaced genomic scaffold, UrsArc2.0 scaffold_26, whole genome shotgun sequence genomic stretch:
- the LTBR gene encoding tumor necrosis factor receptor superfamily member 3 isoform X2, with protein MRLPWAASPCGLAWGPLILGLCGLLAASQAQLEPPYHTENQTCRDWEKEYYEPKDQVCCSRCPPGTHVSEECSRSQDTICAVCPENSYNEHWNHLSICQLCRPCDQMLGFEETVPCTSTQKTQCRCQPGMFCVHWDTECIHCEPLSDCPPGTEAELTDEVGVANRNCVPCKAGHFQNTSSPRARCQPHTRCEERGLVEAVPGTAQSDSSCRNPPQHPEMPGTVMVLAILLPLASFLFLTTVLACTWKSHPSLCRKLGSLLKRRPEGEESNTADGSWEPPRVNPHFPDLVKPLLPLSGDVAPSSARPQAPLNLEEEVLQQQSPFSQARELEPELPEQSQVAHGTNGIHVTGGSVTVTGNIYIYNGPVLGGARGPGDPPASPEPPYPTPEEGAPGPPGLSTPYQEDGKAWHLAETETLGCHAL; from the exons ATGCGCCTGCCATGGGCTGCCTCCCCCTGCGGCCTGGCCTGGGGGCCACTCATCCTGGGCCTCTGCGGTCTCCTGGCAGCATCCCAGGCCCAACTG GAGCCCCCATACCACACGGAGAACCAAACCTGCCGGGACTGGGAAAAGGAGTACTACGAACCCAAGGATCAGgtctgctgctcccgctgccccCCAG GCACACACGTCTCCGAGGAATGCAGCCGCAGCCAGGACACCATTTGTGCCGTGTGTCCCGAAAATTCCTACAACGAGCACTGGAACCATCTCTCCATCTGCCAGCTGTGCCGCCCCTGTGACCAGA TGCTGGGCTTCGAGGAGACCGTGCCTTGCACCAGCACGCAGAAGACCCAGTGCCGCTGCCAGCCGGGAATGTTCTGCGTGCACTGGGACACAGAGTGTATACACTGCGAGCCACTCTCCGACTGCCCGCCGGGCACCGAAGCCGAGCTGACAG ATGAAGTCGGAGTGGCGAACAGAAACTGTGTGCCCTGTAAGGCAGGCCACTTTCAGAACacctcctcccccagggcccgCTGCCAGCCCCACACAAG gTGTGAGGAGCGGGGCCTGGTGGAGGCGGTTCCAGGCACTGCCCAGTCTGACAGCAGCTGCAGAAATCCACCGCAGCACCCTGAGATGCCAG GAACTGTGATGGTGCTGGCCATCCTGCTGCCGCTGGCCTCGTTCCTCTTCCTCACCACCGTCCTGGCCTGCACCTGGAAGAGCCACCCCTCTCTCTGCAGGAAGCTGG GATCCCTGCTCAAGAGGCGTCCAGAG GGAGAGGAATCAAATACTGCTGATGGAAGCTGGGAGCCTCCAAGGGTCAACCCCCATTTCCCTGACCTGGTAAAGCCACTTCTGCCCCTCTCCGGAGATGTGGCCCCATCCTCGGCCAGGCCCCAAGCACCCCTGAATTTGGAGGAAGAGGTGCTACAGCAGCAGAGTCCATTCAGCCAGGCCAGGGAGCTGGAGCCTGAGCTCCCAGAGCAAAGCCAGGTGGCCCATG GGACCAACGGCATTCATGTCACCGGCGGGTCTGTGACTGTCACCGGCAACATCTACATCTACAATGGGCCAGTACTGGGGGGAGCACGGGGCCCCGGAGACCCCCCTGCTTCCCCGGAGCCTCCGTACCCCACCCCTGAAGAGGGTGCCCCTGGCCCTCCCGGGCTCTCTACACCCTACCAGGAGGATGGCAAGGCTTGGCACCTGGCTGAAACAGAGACACTGGGCTGCCATGCCCTCTAA
- the LTBR gene encoding tumor necrosis factor receptor superfamily member 3 isoform X1, translating into MRLPWAASPCGLAWGPLILGLCGLLAASQAQLVREGPVQEPPYHTENQTCRDWEKEYYEPKDQVCCSRCPPGTHVSEECSRSQDTICAVCPENSYNEHWNHLSICQLCRPCDQMLGFEETVPCTSTQKTQCRCQPGMFCVHWDTECIHCEPLSDCPPGTEAELTDEVGVANRNCVPCKAGHFQNTSSPRARCQPHTRCEERGLVEAVPGTAQSDSSCRNPPQHPEMPGTVMVLAILLPLASFLFLTTVLACTWKSHPSLCRKLGSLLKRRPEGEESNTADGSWEPPRVNPHFPDLVKPLLPLSGDVAPSSARPQAPLNLEEEVLQQQSPFSQARELEPELPEQSQVAHGTNGIHVTGGSVTVTGNIYIYNGPVLGGARGPGDPPASPEPPYPTPEEGAPGPPGLSTPYQEDGKAWHLAETETLGCHAL; encoded by the exons ATGCGCCTGCCATGGGCTGCCTCCCCCTGCGGCCTGGCCTGGGGGCCACTCATCCTGGGCCTCTGCGGTCTCCTGGCAGCATCCCAGGCCCAACTGGTGAGGGAGGGGCCCGTGCAG GAGCCCCCATACCACACGGAGAACCAAACCTGCCGGGACTGGGAAAAGGAGTACTACGAACCCAAGGATCAGgtctgctgctcccgctgccccCCAG GCACACACGTCTCCGAGGAATGCAGCCGCAGCCAGGACACCATTTGTGCCGTGTGTCCCGAAAATTCCTACAACGAGCACTGGAACCATCTCTCCATCTGCCAGCTGTGCCGCCCCTGTGACCAGA TGCTGGGCTTCGAGGAGACCGTGCCTTGCACCAGCACGCAGAAGACCCAGTGCCGCTGCCAGCCGGGAATGTTCTGCGTGCACTGGGACACAGAGTGTATACACTGCGAGCCACTCTCCGACTGCCCGCCGGGCACCGAAGCCGAGCTGACAG ATGAAGTCGGAGTGGCGAACAGAAACTGTGTGCCCTGTAAGGCAGGCCACTTTCAGAACacctcctcccccagggcccgCTGCCAGCCCCACACAAG gTGTGAGGAGCGGGGCCTGGTGGAGGCGGTTCCAGGCACTGCCCAGTCTGACAGCAGCTGCAGAAATCCACCGCAGCACCCTGAGATGCCAG GAACTGTGATGGTGCTGGCCATCCTGCTGCCGCTGGCCTCGTTCCTCTTCCTCACCACCGTCCTGGCCTGCACCTGGAAGAGCCACCCCTCTCTCTGCAGGAAGCTGG GATCCCTGCTCAAGAGGCGTCCAGAG GGAGAGGAATCAAATACTGCTGATGGAAGCTGGGAGCCTCCAAGGGTCAACCCCCATTTCCCTGACCTGGTAAAGCCACTTCTGCCCCTCTCCGGAGATGTGGCCCCATCCTCGGCCAGGCCCCAAGCACCCCTGAATTTGGAGGAAGAGGTGCTACAGCAGCAGAGTCCATTCAGCCAGGCCAGGGAGCTGGAGCCTGAGCTCCCAGAGCAAAGCCAGGTGGCCCATG GGACCAACGGCATTCATGTCACCGGCGGGTCTGTGACTGTCACCGGCAACATCTACATCTACAATGGGCCAGTACTGGGGGGAGCACGGGGCCCCGGAGACCCCCCTGCTTCCCCGGAGCCTCCGTACCCCACCCCTGAAGAGGGTGCCCCTGGCCCTCCCGGGCTCTCTACACCCTACCAGGAGGATGGCAAGGCTTGGCACCTGGCTGAAACAGAGACACTGGGCTGCCATGCCCTCTAA